The Deltaproteobacteria bacterium region TTCCTCACTTTTTACCCAGCCTTCAATAGCGAACGGCCCGCCACTAGGCGCATAATCTGGTTTGTTCCGGTGTATATTTGTGTAAGCTTCGCGTCGCGCATCATGCGCTCTACCGGATATTCTCTCATGTAGCCATAGCCTCCGTGCACCTGCACCGTATCCGTAGTAACCCTCATAGCCGCGTCCGAGGCGAAGAATTTGGCTAGAGCCGATAGCGTATTGGCCTGCTCCATTTTTTTCTCATCGAACAAACG contains the following coding sequences:
- a CDS encoding acyl-CoA dehydrogenase, coding for AAQAVGICQGAFDQSVRYARERVQFCKPIAELVPIQFMIADMAANMEAARLLTLEAARLFDEKKMEQANTLSALAKFFASDAAMRVTTDTVQVHGGYGYMREYPVERMMRDAKLTQIYTGTNQIMRLVAGRSLLKAG